From Echinicola jeungdonensis, the proteins below share one genomic window:
- a CDS encoding histidine phosphatase family protein — protein MSTKKIYLVRHGQTDYNLRGVVQGSGIDAPINETGEKQAEAFYEAHKDIPFDFIYYTGLQRTRQSISKFLNKGIPHEGLEELNEISWGRYEGVPMDHGENEYYQNMLQKWSEGELDYCIEGGESPNMVYKRLRKGLDYILEKGGETILICMHGRAIRVMLSVMLNYDLRFMDVFEHHNLGCYELSLLEAGDFRIDRYNNMDHLKAKGLI, from the coding sequence TTGAGTACTAAAAAAATCTACCTCGTCAGACACGGACAAACTGATTATAATCTTAGAGGAGTAGTGCAGGGCAGTGGAATAGACGCTCCCATCAATGAAACTGGAGAAAAGCAAGCGGAGGCCTTTTATGAAGCCCACAAGGATATCCCTTTTGATTTTATTTACTATACGGGGCTTCAAAGAACCCGACAATCGATCTCAAAATTTTTGAACAAGGGAATTCCTCATGAGGGATTGGAAGAGTTAAATGAGATCAGCTGGGGAAGGTATGAAGGGGTGCCCATGGACCATGGGGAAAATGAATACTATCAAAATATGCTTCAGAAATGGTCTGAGGGAGAATTGGATTATTGTATTGAAGGTGGAGAATCTCCTAATATGGTTTACAAAAGGCTCAGGAAAGGCCTGGATTATATTCTTGAAAAGGGCGGGGAAACCATTCTCATTTGCATGCATGGTAGGGCCATAAGGGTTATGCTTAGCGTAATGCTCAATTATGACCTGAGATTTATGGACGTATTTGAGCACCATAACCTGGGATGTTATGAACTAAGCTTGTTGGAAGCCGGAGATTTCAGGATTGACCGTTATAATAATATGGACCACCTAAAAGCTAAAGGATTGATCTAA
- a CDS encoding zinc ribbon domain-containing protein, whose protein sequence is MESTVAQKLEAIHNLQSIDSRLDAIFKIRGALPEEVQDLEDEITGYETRLEKFNKDIVSLEEEIKKHKEAIKESEKLIKKYQDQQMNVRNNREYDAITKELELQDLEIQVSKKKIGEAEARIEGKKQDLEDLNETLKDRKKDLDTKNEELKTIVAESETEENKLKSEREKATKKIDDRILKSYDKIRKNAKNGLAVVMVKRGACGGCFNIVPPQRQADIREQKKIIVCEHCGRILAGVADEIQDETIPKKKRGSRKS, encoded by the coding sequence ATGGAAAGTACAGTTGCACAGAAACTTGAAGCCATTCATAATCTTCAATCAATCGATTCCCGCCTCGATGCAATTTTTAAAATCAGGGGAGCCCTTCCCGAAGAAGTTCAGGACCTTGAAGACGAAATAACCGGCTATGAAACCCGGTTGGAGAAATTCAATAAAGACATTGTCTCCCTGGAAGAGGAAATCAAAAAACACAAGGAGGCTATCAAGGAATCTGAAAAGTTGATCAAAAAATACCAAGATCAGCAGATGAATGTCAGAAACAACCGGGAGTATGACGCCATCACCAAAGAACTTGAACTGCAGGATTTGGAAATCCAGGTTTCCAAGAAAAAAATCGGCGAAGCGGAAGCTAGAATTGAGGGGAAAAAGCAGGATTTGGAGGATCTTAATGAAACGCTTAAGGATCGTAAAAAAGATCTTGACACCAAAAACGAGGAATTGAAAACCATCGTGGCAGAAAGCGAGACTGAAGAGAACAAATTAAAATCCGAAAGAGAAAAGGCTACGAAAAAAATCGATGACAGAATCCTGAAGTCTTACGATAAAATCAGAAAAAATGCCAAAAACGGATTGGCTGTTGTAATGGTAAAAAGAGGTGCCTGCGGCGGTTGCTTTAACATCGTCCCTCCTCAAAGACAAGCGGATATTAGAGAACAGAAAAAAATCATTGTCTGTGAACACTGCGGAAGGATCTTGGCCGGTGTTGCCGATGAAATTCAAGATGAAACGATTCCGAAGAAAAAAAGAGGTTCCAGAAAATCATAA
- the lpxK gene encoding tetraacyldisaccharide 4'-kinase has protein sequence MKPHQFLLYPFSLLYDGLTRLRNKMFDRGVKKSVVFEIPTIVVGNLSMGGTGKTPMVEFLLTEFREMYEVAMLSRGYGRNTKGFILANSQSTPEKIGDEPYQIFQKFGEEVAVAVGEQRVLAIPRIIENNPATELLVLDDAFQHRYVKGDFNILLTTYQKPFFNDHVLPMGTLRENPNGAKRANVVVVTKCPDNLAEKEKNYYIEGIHRFTKKHCPVVFASLNYGQPYNIWNGEPEELERVILLSGIANPKVLYEYVKGQYELLDFLEYGDHYNYSEKDVEDLLLKYKAHLPQNTAILTTEKDAVKLKADKFLKYLGEIPIFALPVQVKFEEKDKHALLELASKAIREKGYQSER, from the coding sequence ATGAAGCCCCATCAATTTCTCTTATATCCTTTTTCACTTTTGTATGATGGGCTGACCCGGTTGAGAAACAAGATGTTTGACCGGGGAGTGAAAAAAAGTGTGGTTTTTGAAATCCCAACCATTGTAGTCGGAAACCTGTCTATGGGAGGAACCGGGAAAACTCCAATGGTGGAATTTTTATTGACTGAATTTAGGGAGATGTATGAAGTGGCCATGCTGAGCAGGGGGTATGGCCGGAATACTAAAGGGTTTATTTTGGCTAATTCCCAGTCCACTCCTGAGAAAATTGGAGATGAACCCTATCAGATTTTTCAAAAATTCGGAGAAGAGGTCGCTGTGGCCGTAGGTGAACAAAGGGTGCTCGCCATCCCCAGGATAATTGAAAATAACCCTGCAACCGAACTGTTAGTACTGGATGATGCATTTCAGCACCGTTATGTCAAAGGTGATTTCAATATTTTATTAACTACTTATCAAAAACCCTTTTTCAATGATCATGTACTGCCAATGGGGACCTTGAGGGAAAATCCCAATGGGGCCAAAAGAGCCAATGTGGTAGTGGTAACCAAATGCCCGGATAACCTGGCGGAGAAGGAAAAAAATTACTACATAGAGGGAATCCACCGTTTTACCAAAAAACACTGTCCGGTAGTTTTTGCAAGCTTAAATTATGGCCAGCCGTATAATATTTGGAATGGTGAGCCAGAAGAATTGGAGAGAGTCATTTTGTTAAGTGGCATTGCCAATCCAAAAGTGTTATATGAATACGTTAAAGGTCAGTATGAGTTGCTGGATTTTTTGGAATATGGAGATCATTACAATTATTCCGAAAAAGATGTGGAAGATCTGCTGTTAAAATACAAAGCCCATTTACCTCAAAATACCGCCATCCTAACAACCGAAAAAGATGCGGTAAAACTTAAAGCGGATAAATTCCTAAAATATTTGGGAGAAATTCCGATTTTTGCGTTACCTGTCCAGGTAAAATTCGAGGAGAAGGATAAACATGCCTTATTGGAATTGGCTTCAAAAGCTATAAGGGAAAAAGGATATCAAAGTGAACGTTAA
- a CDS encoding tetratricopeptide repeat protein: MKYFIVLSFIGLMLLASCKEKSQQETDALNSNYLSPNTMCGTVQFSEGCGPAVDSLIQFGLALVHHMTYEDARYTFENIIEKDPKCFWGYWGKAMTYIHPLWPDEPSKGELKEGWELSQKALKYAKDEKETGYGKTIAAYYENGATKTEKERLLAFEKGWREVHQQFPIDLEADLFHGLSRLATASPADKSYSVQKEVGKTAEMALQIIPDHPGGFHYAIHAYDVPPLASNAIRVANNYGKIAPEIPHALHMPSHIFTRLGYWNESIEWNLRSAEAALKYPYKGQVSGHYFHALDYLVYAYLQKAEDKKAEELKATLDTLQGPYQIHAGTAFMLAAFPARLALENHDWKKASQLPERHPDHFAWEKFPAFEALTHFAKGIGAAREGNEQQSLESIQKLQNIKKTLEENRAAQYWAQQVNIQKTAVEAWLFYAQNQKDQALKTLLKAAEMEAATEKSPITPGELLPMKEMLGDMYFEMGMPEKAMVAYEEALLRNPNRFNSIYGAGKAAEKVGDLEKAKQYYHQLLELVENPSSERPEIQHARSFLNVQQS, translated from the coding sequence ATGAAATATTTCATTGTCCTCTCATTTATAGGGCTGATGCTATTGGCGTCTTGCAAGGAAAAATCCCAACAAGAGACCGATGCCCTAAACAGTAATTACCTTAGTCCGAACACGATGTGCGGAACGGTACAATTTAGCGAAGGTTGTGGACCAGCAGTCGATTCTTTGATTCAATTTGGCTTGGCCTTGGTTCACCATATGACTTATGAAGACGCCCGGTACACTTTTGAAAACATTATTGAAAAGGATCCAAAATGTTTTTGGGGTTATTGGGGAAAAGCGATGACTTATATTCACCCCCTCTGGCCCGATGAACCTTCCAAAGGAGAATTAAAAGAAGGCTGGGAATTAAGTCAAAAAGCATTAAAATATGCCAAAGATGAAAAGGAAACAGGTTATGGAAAAACCATTGCAGCTTACTATGAAAATGGAGCCACCAAAACTGAAAAAGAAAGGTTATTGGCATTTGAAAAAGGCTGGAGGGAAGTCCACCAACAATTCCCGATAGACCTGGAAGCAGATTTATTTCACGGCTTAAGCAGGTTGGCTACTGCCTCCCCTGCTGACAAAAGCTATTCTGTCCAAAAAGAAGTGGGCAAAACTGCAGAAATGGCCCTTCAAATCATCCCTGATCACCCTGGCGGTTTCCACTATGCCATTCACGCTTATGATGTACCACCCCTTGCCTCCAACGCCATAAGAGTTGCCAATAACTATGGCAAAATTGCTCCAGAAATCCCTCATGCCCTCCATATGCCCTCTCATATCTTCACCCGGTTAGGATACTGGAACGAGTCAATAGAATGGAACCTCAGGTCTGCTGAAGCTGCCTTAAAATACCCTTATAAAGGTCAAGTTTCAGGGCATTATTTTCATGCATTAGATTATTTGGTATATGCTTATTTACAAAAGGCGGAGGACAAAAAGGCTGAAGAATTAAAAGCCACCCTCGACACCTTGCAGGGACCCTATCAAATTCATGCAGGTACAGCTTTTATGCTTGCTGCCTTTCCAGCAAGGCTTGCCTTAGAAAACCATGATTGGAAAAAAGCCTCTCAACTTCCGGAACGTCACCCTGATCATTTTGCCTGGGAAAAATTCCCTGCCTTTGAGGCCTTGACCCATTTTGCCAAAGGAATAGGGGCCGCCAGAGAAGGAAATGAGCAACAATCCCTGGAATCAATACAAAAACTGCAAAACATTAAAAAAACGTTAGAGGAAAACAGGGCTGCTCAATACTGGGCCCAACAGGTAAATATTCAAAAAACAGCTGTAGAGGCTTGGCTCTTTTATGCCCAAAACCAAAAGGACCAGGCTCTTAAAACCTTATTAAAGGCAGCAGAAATGGAAGCAGCTACAGAGAAAAGCCCTATTACACCTGGAGAATTACTTCCCATGAAAGAGATGCTTGGGGATATGTATTTTGAAATGGGTATGCCTGAAAAAGCAATGGTCGCCTATGAAGAGGCTCTTTTAAGAAACCCCAATAGATTTAACAGTATATATGGAGCAGGAAAAGCAGCTGAAAAGGTGGGTGATCTGGAAAAAGCTAAACAATATTACCACCAACTTCTAGAGCTAGTAGAAAACCCTTCATCCGAACGTCCCGAGATCCAACATGCAAGAAGTTTTCTTAACGTTCAGCAATCTTAA
- a CDS encoding Nif3-like dinuclear metal center hexameric protein, whose translation MVNLIRDVVSYLESIAPPAYQESYDNAQLITGSPKDKVKGILCTLDVTEEVVQDAIDKNCNLIVAHHPIIFKGLKSLTGKNYVERTVIKAIKNDIAIYAIHTNLDHVHTGVNRKIAEKIGLEKSRILAPKNSLLMKLVVFVPNENTEEVLQGLYKAGAGSIGEYSNCSFQVLGEGTFLPSENSNPTIGSQGKTETVQEKRVEVIFPAFLKNKILSALKKSHPYEEVAYYLQSLENEHQEVGAGMVGELPQPMNEKVFLQHLKSSMNLHIIKFTALRDRQIKRVAICGGAGIFLLGAAKKANADIFITSDIKYHEFFDADNQIVLADIGHYESEIHTKELLMELLSQKFSNIALYLTKVITNPITYI comes from the coding sequence ATGGTTAATTTGATAAGAGATGTAGTTTCTTACTTAGAAAGCATTGCCCCACCTGCTTATCAGGAATCTTACGACAATGCCCAATTGATCACAGGCAGTCCGAAGGATAAGGTAAAAGGTATACTTTGTACCCTGGATGTTACTGAAGAGGTGGTTCAGGATGCAATTGACAAAAATTGTAATCTCATTGTGGCACATCACCCCATCATCTTCAAGGGATTAAAAAGCTTGACAGGTAAAAATTACGTAGAAAGGACGGTGATTAAAGCCATCAAAAATGATATTGCCATTTATGCCATCCATACCAATTTGGATCATGTCCATACGGGGGTAAACCGGAAAATCGCAGAAAAAATAGGCTTAGAAAAGTCCCGGATTTTGGCTCCGAAAAATTCCCTTTTGATGAAATTGGTGGTTTTTGTCCCCAATGAAAATACAGAAGAAGTTTTACAGGGATTGTATAAAGCTGGGGCTGGATCCATTGGGGAATATTCCAATTGCAGTTTTCAAGTATTAGGGGAAGGGACATTTCTGCCCTCTGAAAATTCAAACCCAACCATTGGTTCTCAGGGAAAAACTGAAACGGTACAAGAAAAAAGAGTGGAAGTAATCTTCCCGGCCTTTTTAAAAAATAAGATCTTAAGTGCCTTAAAAAAAAGCCATCCATATGAAGAGGTAGCCTACTATCTGCAAAGCCTGGAAAATGAACATCAGGAAGTGGGGGCAGGTATGGTCGGAGAATTACCCCAACCTATGAATGAAAAAGTATTTTTGCAGCATTTAAAGAGCTCCATGAATCTTCATATTATAAAATTTACCGCTCTCAGGGATCGACAAATTAAAAGGGTAGCTATCTGTGGAGGAGCAGGAATTTTTCTTTTAGGAGCAGCAAAAAAAGCAAATGCGGACATATTCATCACTTCGGACATAAAATACCACGAATTCTTTGATGCTGACAATCAGATAGTTTTGGCTGACATCGGGCATTACGAAAGCGAAATCCATACAAAAGAATTATTAATGGAGCTATTGTCACAAAAATTTAGTAATATTGCACTCTATTTGACAAAAGTCATTACAAATCCCATAACTTACATTTAG
- the menD gene encoding 2-succinyl-5-enolpyruvyl-6-hydroxy-3-cyclohexene-1-carboxylic-acid synthase, with the protein MTLQPIIDLAAICAKKGIKNAILSPGSRCAPITLAFARHPEMHCRTISDERSAAFIALGMAQQLKKPVVLVCTSGTAALNYAPAIAEAYFQQIPLLVVTADRPKEWIDQWDGQTIRQEKLYGQHIKKDYVFPTGYSLKDEQWHAHRISNEAINAAMAFPQGPVHINIPLREPFYPENGEDFNYSNNIKLVQELRGTTLLPEEGLIKVKNALDKFQRILIVPGQQSPNENIGNLLNQLAKDQKAVVVTDTICNLQSKETINFHDQFLQVVPELDSFKPDLIISFGKSIISKSLKQFLRSSSASHWHIQPEGYFPDTYQSLSCQIHTQPEYFLQFLLDNLKVADQLFIESWKEANYLMGKALEKHLSNAPFGEWKAIFQALKHIPAPSKMHLANSMAVRYVNFLGPRKQEIICNRGTSGIDGSNSMAVGCTFTTKEFVTLITGDMAFFYDRNAYWHNYPVSNLRVILLNNHAGGIFRIIDGPSKQPELEEFFETQQALNAEHLAKEFGFRYYTAQNESEVEEVMEQFYHPSIHPKILEISTDSKTNTGILKTIKRQLKEEFILFPK; encoded by the coding sequence TTGACCTTACAACCTATCATTGATCTTGCCGCCATCTGCGCCAAAAAAGGCATCAAAAACGCCATTCTTTCCCCAGGATCCAGGTGTGCTCCAATTACCCTGGCTTTTGCCAGACACCCCGAAATGCACTGCAGAACCATTTCTGATGAAAGGTCTGCCGCATTCATCGCTTTGGGAATGGCCCAACAATTAAAAAAACCAGTGGTATTAGTCTGTACCTCTGGCACCGCTGCCCTCAATTACGCCCCTGCAATTGCAGAAGCTTACTTCCAACAAATCCCATTGCTGGTTGTTACTGCAGATAGGCCCAAAGAATGGATAGACCAATGGGATGGCCAAACCATCCGCCAGGAAAAATTATATGGTCAGCACATCAAAAAAGACTATGTTTTTCCTACCGGCTATTCCTTAAAAGACGAACAGTGGCATGCCCATCGGATAAGTAATGAAGCCATTAATGCTGCTATGGCCTTCCCACAGGGACCTGTCCATATCAACATTCCCCTCCGGGAACCTTTTTATCCAGAAAACGGGGAGGATTTTAATTATTCTAACAATATTAAATTGGTCCAAGAATTAAGGGGAACTACTTTGCTTCCTGAGGAAGGATTGATCAAAGTTAAAAATGCTTTGGATAAATTTCAGCGGATTTTGATCGTTCCGGGACAACAAAGCCCCAATGAAAATATTGGCAATTTATTAAATCAGCTTGCTAAGGACCAAAAAGCCGTGGTGGTTACTGACACCATTTGCAACCTCCAATCCAAGGAAACCATTAATTTTCATGATCAGTTTTTGCAGGTAGTTCCTGAGCTGGATTCCTTTAAGCCTGACCTTATTATTAGTTTTGGAAAATCTATAATATCTAAATCCCTCAAACAATTTCTAAGGAGTTCCAGTGCCTCCCATTGGCATATCCAACCTGAGGGCTATTTTCCAGACACTTATCAATCCCTGTCCTGTCAAATTCACACCCAGCCAGAATACTTCCTTCAGTTCCTGCTGGACAACTTGAAGGTTGCAGACCAATTATTTATAGAATCCTGGAAAGAAGCTAACTACCTAATGGGAAAAGCTTTGGAAAAGCACCTCTCCAATGCTCCTTTTGGGGAATGGAAAGCCATTTTCCAAGCCCTAAAACATATTCCGGCTCCTTCCAAAATGCATTTGGCAAATAGTATGGCTGTCCGTTATGTTAATTTTCTAGGGCCAAGAAAACAGGAAATTATTTGTAACAGGGGAACCAGTGGAATCGATGGATCCAATAGCATGGCGGTAGGATGTACCTTTACAACAAAAGAATTTGTCACCCTGATCACCGGGGACATGGCCTTTTTTTATGACCGAAATGCCTATTGGCACAATTATCCGGTTTCTAACCTTAGAGTAATTTTACTGAACAACCATGCAGGGGGAATTTTCAGGATCATTGATGGACCTTCCAAACAGCCAGAATTAGAAGAGTTTTTTGAAACGCAACAAGCTTTAAATGCAGAACACTTGGCCAAGGAATTTGGATTCAGGTATTATACTGCCCAAAATGAATCGGAGGTAGAAGAAGTAATGGAACAGTTTTACCATCCATCCATCCATCCAAAAATTCTTGAGATCAGTACAGATAGTAAAACCAATACCGGAATTCTAAAAACCATCAAGCGACAATTAAAGGAAGAGTTTATCCTTTTCCCAAAATAA
- a CDS encoding chorismate-binding protein: protein MNTPTTESNILCLENVLERLLFQSLESNYQIAIWRSPKSNMVQVIIDKSDKVKKVALDLEDLPKGFIIHPFETKEASKAYFLEADAYFNFDINLSHFPEEELGQFHSINLNGDQIKEKIRQNLRIKSKNSGNKTPLFSTTKEDFIKIVNDGISSIQTGNITKVVPARVKTIPFRENFDLANTFLELCSQYPNGFVNFFHIPEVGTWLGASPEILINTEGNCFNTMALAGTQKAEGDNPIKSAAWTQKEIEEQALVSRYIVNNFKKIRLREYEEVGPKTVLAGNLLHLRSDFRVDMKSTNFPQLGSVMLKLLHPTSAVCGSPRENAMNFLKEKEKFDRSFFSGFLGPVNIQGQTSIFVNLRTAQIMGDQIALFAGAGVTEDSTAEKEWEETNLKCNIIGKFIQ from the coding sequence ATGAATACACCCACCACCGAATCGAACATCCTTTGTCTGGAAAATGTCCTTGAAAGGTTATTATTCCAATCCTTGGAAAGCAATTACCAGATAGCCATCTGGCGCTCTCCAAAATCCAACATGGTTCAGGTCATCATAGATAAAAGTGACAAAGTAAAAAAAGTAGCTTTAGATCTGGAAGACCTTCCAAAAGGCTTTATCATCCATCCATTTGAAACAAAAGAAGCTTCAAAAGCCTACTTCCTGGAAGCTGATGCATACTTTAATTTTGACATTAACCTTTCTCATTTTCCTGAAGAAGAATTAGGGCAATTTCATTCTATCAACTTAAATGGGGATCAGATCAAGGAAAAGATTCGTCAAAATCTAAGGATTAAAAGCAAAAATTCCGGAAATAAAACACCTCTATTCTCCACCACCAAAGAAGATTTTATCAAAATTGTAAATGATGGAATTTCAAGTATCCAAACTGGAAATATTACTAAGGTGGTACCTGCAAGGGTTAAAACTATTCCCTTCAGGGAAAACTTTGACCTGGCAAATACATTCCTGGAATTATGTAGCCAATACCCAAATGGGTTTGTCAATTTTTTCCATATCCCCGAAGTGGGTACTTGGCTGGGGGCAAGTCCCGAAATCCTTATCAATACCGAGGGAAACTGTTTCAATACCATGGCACTGGCAGGGACCCAAAAAGCAGAGGGTGACAACCCAATAAAAAGTGCCGCCTGGACTCAAAAAGAAATTGAAGAACAAGCATTGGTTAGCCGCTATATTGTCAACAACTTTAAAAAAATCCGCTTAAGGGAATATGAAGAGGTAGGCCCAAAAACGGTTTTGGCAGGAAACCTTCTTCATTTGAGATCTGACTTTAGGGTGGACATGAAATCCACCAATTTTCCTCAGCTAGGATCTGTCATGCTAAAATTACTTCACCCTACATCTGCAGTCTGTGGCAGCCCAAGGGAAAATGCCATGAATTTCCTGAAAGAAAAAGAAAAGTTTGACCGTTCCTTTTTCTCTGGTTTTCTAGGGCCTGTCAATATTCAAGGTCAAACATCCATTTTTGTAAACCTGCGAACAGCCCAAATTATGGGAGATCAAATTGCACTTTTCGCGGGTGCGGGGGTAACCGAAGACTCCACTGCAGAAAAGGAGTGGGAGGAAACCAACTTGAAGTGTAATATTATCGGTAAATTCATTCAATAA
- a CDS encoding hotdog fold thioesterase, producing MIFNKNLKLDFLNQLGKNNMADHLGIAFTAIGEDYLEATMPVDHRTKQPLGLLHGGANMVLAETLGSVAATCCINPDTHFCVGLEINANHLKSVKSGKVTGIAKPLHIGGKTQVWEIKINNEQGQLVCVSRITLAVLEKKQ from the coding sequence ATGATATTTAACAAAAACCTCAAGTTGGATTTTTTGAACCAATTGGGCAAAAACAATATGGCCGATCATTTGGGCATTGCATTTACTGCCATTGGAGAGGATTATTTGGAGGCTACCATGCCTGTGGATCACCGGACCAAACAACCATTGGGCCTTTTACATGGGGGAGCCAATATGGTATTGGCTGAGACATTGGGTAGTGTAGCTGCAACTTGCTGTATCAATCCAGATACCCATTTTTGCGTAGGCCTGGAAATCAACGCCAATCACCTTAAATCGGTTAAATCGGGAAAAGTAACTGGAATTGCCAAACCCCTACATATTGGCGGAAAAACACAGGTTTGGGAAATAAAAATAAACAATGAACAAGGCCAGCTAGTTTGTGTCAGTAGAATTACCCTTGCTGTTTTGGAGAAAAAACAATAA